Sequence from the Egibacter rhizosphaerae genome:
CGGGCGACCGGGAGCGGCATCCCGGTCCTGGAGGCGTTCGGCGCGAGCGGGACCGGCATGCCGATGCCGGAGGTCCCGGAGGCGGTCGAGACCGGGGTCATCGAGGGGGTGCTCACCTCCCGCGAGACCCTGGAGGACTTCGCGCTCGCCGAGAACCTCGGCTACACGGTCGATCACCCGACGGTGGTGAACTCCTTCGCTGCGGTCATGGACCTCGACCAGTACGAGGGCCTGCCCGCCGACGTCCAGGAGGCCATCGACGGGCTCGGCCCCGAGATGGCGGAGTGGACCGGCAACTACCACGACACCGACAACGTCGAGGGCGCGCTCGAGTGGGCCGATCAGGAGCACGGCCACGAGATCGTCGAGCTCGACGAGGACGAGGCCGAGCGCTGGGACGAGCTCATGGAGCCGATCACCGAAGCGTGGCTCGACGAGGCCGAGGACGCGGGGCTCCCGGGCGACGAGTTCCACGAGCGCATGCTCGAGCTCCGCGACGAGCACGCCGAGGAGCACGGATAGCCCGGGCGGGTTGCGGGCTGATCCGCCCGCAGCCCGCCCGCCACCGTGGGACGATCGACGGCCACGACGTCAGGAGGGGCGAGTGGGGACACCACCGCGGACGCCCCCTCGCTCCGGTGCTGAGCGAGCGGAACCGGCGGGATCCGGACGCGACCGTTGAGCGTGGTCGCGGTGCTCGGCGGCGGCAACGGGGCGCATGCCGCCGTGGTCGACCTGCAACTCAAGGGCTATCGCGTCGCGTGGTGGCGTCGCGACGCGGGGGCCTTCCCCCCCGACGGGTGCCTCCGCTACACGGGGATCCTCGGCGAGGGCGAGATCACCGTCGAACGGTGCACCGACGTCCTCGCCGAGGCCGTCGAGGACGCCGATCTCGTCGTCGCGCCGCTGCCGGCCGACGCGCAACCGCCGCTGCTCGACCGGCTCGCGCCCGCCCTCCGGGACGGGCAGGCGGTCGCCTTCACGCCGGGCACGTTCGGCTCCTGGTTGGGAGCGCAGCGGCGGCCCGGGGTCACGTTCCTCGAGACCGGGACGCTGCCGTACCTCGCGCGCGTGACCGCCCCCGGCGAGGTGTCGATCCCGGTCGTCGCGACCCGGCTGCCGACCGGTTCGATCCCCGGGGAGGGGCCGGCCGCGGACGCGGCCCACGAGGCGTTCGCGGCCGCCTACCCGTCGGCCGTTCGCGTCAGCGACGGGTGGGACGCGGCGCTGTGCAACTGGGGGCCGGTGCTGCACCCGCCGCTGATCGTGCAGAATCTCGGCGCGATCGAGTCGCTCGGGGACGCGTTCGACATCCATGCGGCCGGGACGTCCGAGGGCGTGGTCCGCACGATCCTCGCGGTCGACGAGGAGCGCATCGCGCTGCGGCGCACCCTGAACCTCCCCGGTGAGCACTGGCCCATCCGCACGCACTACGACGAATCGCCCCAGGGGATGTACGGCAGCGACGCGAAGCGGCGTCTCGTCGAGAGCGGCCTGTGGCGGGAACGGCTGCACCCACGTCACCGCTACGTGACCGAGGACCTGCTCTGCGGGCTCGTCCTGACCGCCTCGTGGGGGCGCGCCGCGGGCCAGCCGATGCCTGTCAGCGAGGCCCTGCTGACGCTCGCGGCCCCGTCCCTCGGGGTCGATCCCTGGACGGAAGGGCGGAGCGCCGCCTCGATCGGCGCCGAGGACCTCGAGGTGCTCCGTGCCGCGGCACGCCATGGAGGGGGGCGATGAGCAGCGAGGCGGCGGCACGGGGAGGACTCGACGAGCGGGTCGACCGGGTGAGCCGCCGCGCGAACGGTGCGCTGGCGACGCTGGCGGCCATCGCGGTGCTGTCGATCATGCTGCTCACGGTCGTGAACATGGTCCTGCGGTTCGCGGGCGCGCCGATCGCGGGCTCGTTCGAGCTCGTGGGGTGGCTGGCCGCCCTCACGAACGGTCTCGCGGTCGGCTACACGCAGACCCGGCGCGGCCACGTCGACATCGACGTGCTGACCCGGTTGATGCCCCTCCGCATCCAGGCCGTCCTGCGCGCCGTGATGACCGGGGTGGCCACGGGGTTCTTCGTCATCGTCACCTGGCAGCTCGTCGAGCACGGCCTGCACCTGCGCGACGTGGGGAGCCTCTCGGACGTGCTGCGCGTCCCCTTCTATCCGTTCACGTTCGCCGTGGCTGTCGGGTTCGCCGGGTTCGTCCTCGCGCTGTTCGCTGATCTCCTTCGGCACGGGCGGGAGGCGATGGTTCCGCGTCGTGAGGGCGATCGGACGGGGTGGACGGGGACGGCCACGGACATGGCCGACGACGACGGGTCGGAAGGACGGGAATGAGCGATCTCGCGATCGCGGGCATCGGCGTCGTCGCGATGCTCGCGTTGATGCTGCTGCGCATGCCCGTCGCGTTCGCGATGATGATCGTCGGGTTCGTGGGCGCCATGGTCGTGCTCACACCGGATGCGGCGCTCCAGTTGATCAGCGCCGACGTGTGGAACCAGCTCTCGGCGTTCAGCCTCAGCGTCATCCCGATGTTCGTACTCATGGGGCAGGTCGCCTACCGCTCGGGCATCACCCAGCGGCTGTACGAGACCGCCTACAACTGGCTCGGCCACCTGCCCGGCGGGGTCGCCGCCACGACGATCCTCGCGAGCATGGGCTTCGCGATGGTCTCCGGCTCGAACACCGCCACCACGGCGACGATGGGCACGGTGGCGCTGCCGGAGATGCGTCGCTACGGCTACGCGCGCTCCCTCGCGAGCAGCAGCGTCGCGATGGGCGGGACCCTCGGCGTGGTCATCCCCCCGAGCGTGGTCCTGATCGTGATCGCCATCCAGGCCGAGCTGTCCATCGGACGGCTGTTCGTCGCCGCGATCGCCCCCGGGATCATGCTCACGATCATGCTGCTCCTGACCGTCGTCGTCCTGTGCCGCCTGCGCCCCGAGCTGGGACCGCCGAGCGAGAAGGCCTCCTGGGGACAGCGGCTCGGCTCGCTCGGTGGTGTCATCGAGACGCTCGTGCTGTTCGCGCTCGTGATCGGGGGCTTGTACCTGGGCTGGTTTACCCCCACCGAGTCGGGCGCCATCGGCGCCTTCGGGGCGTTCGTGATCGGGTTCGCGCGCCGGAACCTGAACTGGGAGCAGATCAAGCTGGCCACGCTCGAGACGCTGCGGATCTCGGCGATGGTGATCCTCCTGCTCGCCGGCGCGGTCGTGATCAGCCGCTTCCTGACCGTGACGCGCCTGCCGTTCGAGTTGGCCGAGTGGGCGGCGGACGTCGCCGTCGATCCCCTGTGGATGCTGCTGATGGTGTTGCTGATCTACCTGATCGGCGGCCTGATCATGGATGCGCTGGGCTTCCTCGTCGCGACGATCCCGATCTTCTTCCCGCTCGCGCTCGCGCTCGACTTCAACCCGATCTGGTTCACCCTGCTCATCACGCTCGTGACGAGCCTGGGGGCGGTCACCCCGCCGGTCGGGGTCAACGTGTACATCGTGAGCTCCCTGGACCCCGACCTGGGCGTGGTGGAGGTCTTCCGGGGCGTCCTGCCGTTCATGCTCTCCTACGTGCTCGTGATCGCGTTGCTGATCGCCTTCCCGGGCATCGCGCTCTTCGCGCTCTAGCACCCATCCCCCGACGTCGAGGAGGAGACAGCGATGATCCAGCCCTACTCCGCGGTCGGCCTGATCCCCACGGTGCGGGGGATCAGGACCCGCGACGACATCCAGCGCAACCTCGATCACCTCGCCGAGCTCGTCACCGCGGCCTCGTGGCTGTCGAGCATGGACCTGCCGGTCCGCCTCGTCATCGTGCCGGAGGGCGCCCTGCAGGGCTTCAACGACGAGGTCCTCGATCTGCACCACGAGACCTTCGCCCGGGAGTGCGCGATCGACCTGCCGGGCAAGGAGACCGAGTTCCTCGGCGACCTCGCGCGCAAGTGGGGCGTGTACCTCATGGCCCAGGCGAAGGTCCGCCACCCGGAGTTCCCCGGCCGCTTCTTCAACGCCGGGTTCGTCCTCGACCCGCAGGGCGAGTTGATCCTCATCCACTACAAGGTGGTACCGCTGCTGCCGGTGGAGCACTCGGTGACCCCGCACAACGTGTGGGACCGGTGGGTCGAGCTCTACGGCGAGACGCTCGA
This genomic interval carries:
- a CDS encoding NAD/NADP octopine/nopaline dehydrogenase family protein, coding for MVAVLGGGNGAHAAVVDLQLKGYRVAWWRRDAGAFPPDGCLRYTGILGEGEITVERCTDVLAEAVEDADLVVAPLPADAQPPLLDRLAPALRDGQAVAFTPGTFGSWLGAQRRPGVTFLETGTLPYLARVTAPGEVSIPVVATRLPTGSIPGEGPAADAAHEAFAAAYPSAVRVSDGWDAALCNWGPVLHPPLIVQNLGAIESLGDAFDIHAAGTSEGVVRTILAVDEERIALRRTLNLPGEHWPIRTHYDESPQGMYGSDAKRRLVESGLWRERLHPRHRYVTEDLLCGLVLTASWGRAAGQPMPVSEALLTLAAPSLGVDPWTEGRSAASIGAEDLEVLRAAARHGGGR
- a CDS encoding TRAP transporter small permease, translated to MSSEAAARGGLDERVDRVSRRANGALATLAAIAVLSIMLLTVVNMVLRFAGAPIAGSFELVGWLAALTNGLAVGYTQTRRGHVDIDVLTRLMPLRIQAVLRAVMTGVATGFFVIVTWQLVEHGLHLRDVGSLSDVLRVPFYPFTFAVAVGFAGFVLALFADLLRHGREAMVPRREGDRTGWTGTATDMADDDGSEGRE
- a CDS encoding TRAP transporter large permease; translated protein: MSDLAIAGIGVVAMLALMLLRMPVAFAMMIVGFVGAMVVLTPDAALQLISADVWNQLSAFSLSVIPMFVLMGQVAYRSGITQRLYETAYNWLGHLPGGVAATTILASMGFAMVSGSNTATTATMGTVALPEMRRYGYARSLASSSVAMGGTLGVVIPPSVVLIVIAIQAELSIGRLFVAAIAPGIMLTIMLLLTVVVLCRLRPELGPPSEKASWGQRLGSLGGVIETLVLFALVIGGLYLGWFTPTESGAIGAFGAFVIGFARRNLNWEQIKLATLETLRISAMVILLLAGAVVISRFLTVTRLPFELAEWAADVAVDPLWMLLMVLLIYLIGGLIMDALGFLVATIPIFFPLALALDFNPIWFTLLITLVTSLGAVTPPVGVNVYIVSSLDPDLGVVEVFRGVLPFMLSYVLVIALLIAFPGIALFAL